A section of the Buteo buteo chromosome 27, bButBut1.hap1.1, whole genome shotgun sequence genome encodes:
- the PALB2 gene encoding partner and localizer of BRCA2 isoform X3 — MATHRPLPAGGGGGGSGRHGGSGGRRGDPQRRREGEAEGEAGAAAEGVQRDRQPAADLALGNAEELLENQQLEIQSKLSHPEKVTTPESTLNSCTVVEGLLFPVEYYVRTTRRMSNCQRKVDLDAVILSQLGRSKKGQRSKCKQKDANSGRPSQERVENDLESGVTPFPFLGAENDPANSSSPQKPLPASSGSSTSLGSISQNSIASTKRDQRQSQRKQKGRRKSTCKPPVHQVSQELTGSSDVTTRESSSLLSNECQSEKENCEASLEKSSSDERRLSAAAALGSGETEVTGAIQPMSADPPPGGSQVLGKCHKSLLEQVQNPLQNSDPLNPGNEAFASRIGDLEANLTVREAGKHPVEHVKDQQVQGARRAEEFLVINVPPRRSLRSSARQRASQVSKDESKRGCSYPMGSEGPASLGLPAMDTDTCSSPFSFRSLQWLTPRLGIRDFHLPDEEFGLLKLEKLESSPVNDLEAFVPSVFGDGVASEDAQDAQMNPEEKSLESNLISPFKNGLPKLPHVESPASKKELYTHELLFTPMGTVLAGAPTQPESLISSSVFPVVGATPAVLPSVCSEVFPNTPSVPPLQASPQSSKGASAQFVDDGKCKDSAIPLHLDSCGAGSARKEEEQGTMFPLEAERGPDKSNEAVALEKHQQLESKQQRSCRASPEQEKDVAEQLTPVLLDGLREESLQLVSKLKDSSSSCAVDVSTMWWEAAGCRELCVVTACESSVSLWKPLASDCWGKVYTWQLGEIPVIQIVPLPDTCNLVCIALGDLEIGEIRLLLYSSENDSFKQSLVKTGNIKAVLGLKDRRLVSSSRTVQEQQVEIVSLSETRRSKDGQTLMPPEETVLAFAEVEGMRDALLGTTAVNSIVVWNLKTGQLLKKMHVGYSYPASICHRAYSDSGLLFVVLSHPHAKESESCGNPAFRVIAFNPKTARSTGVVFSSLPPGHAGRYLEGDVKDASAAAVLTSGAVAVWDLLLGRCTALLPPPPAGSWALARWATTGACLLAGQRDGTVCLYRYRQPQPGAA, encoded by the exons ATGGCCACGCACCGCCCGCTTCccgcgggaggcggcggcggcgggtccggCCGCCATGGAGGGtccggcgggcggcggggagaCCCTCAGCGGCGCCGAGAAGGAGAAG CTGAGGGAGAAGCTGGCGCTGCTGCGGAGGGAGTACAGCGAGACCGTCAGCCGGCTGCGG ATCTTGCTCTGGGCAATGCTGAAGAACTGTTGGAGAATCAACAGCTTGAAATTCAGTCAAAACTTTCTCACCCAGAAAAGGTGACTACTCCTGAAAGCACACTGAACTCTTGCACAGTGGTTGAAGGGCTTCTCTTTCCGGTTGAATACTACGTCAGGACAACTCGACGCATGTCTAATTGTCAAAGGAAAGTGGACCTCGATGCTGTAATTCTTAGCCAGCTGGGCAGAAGCAAGAAAGGTCAGCGAAGTAAGTGCAAGCAGAAGGATGCAAATTCAGGTCGGCCCTCCCAAGAAAGAGTTGAAAATGATTTGGAGTCAGGGGTCACGCCGTTCCCTTTTCTTGGTGCAGAAAATGATCCAGCAAATTCAAGTAGTCCTCAGAAACCTCTTCCTGCATCCAGTGGTAGCAGCACTTCCCTTGGATCAATTTCTCAAAACAGCATTGCTAGCACAAAGCGAGATCAGAGACAAtcacagaggaaacaaaagggaagaagaaagtctACCTGCAAACCCCCTGTGCATCAAGTGTCACAGGAACTTACAGGGAGTTCGGATGTCACAACGAGGGAAAGCAGTAGTCTGCTGTCAAATGAGTGTCAgagtgaaaaggaaaactgtgagGCTAGTCTTGAAAAATCATCTTCAGATGAGAGAAGgttgtctgctgctgctgctcttggaTCTGGAGAGACAGAAGTGACTGGTGCTATACAGCCAATGAGTGCTGATCCTCCTCCTGGTGGAAGCCAAGTGCTTGGCAAATGCCATAAAAGTCTGTTAGAACAGGTTCAAAATCCTCTTCAGAACAGCGATCCTCTGAACCCAGGGAATGAAGCTTTTGCTAGCCGTATAGGAGATCTGGAAGCCAACTTAACTGTGCGTGAGGCTGGTAAACATCCAGTGGAGCATGTTAAGGATCAGCAAGTGCAAGGAGCCCGCAGGGCTGAGGAGTTTCTAGTGATTAATGTCCCTCCACGCCGCTCCCTGCGTTCCTCAGCGAGACAGAGAGCCAGTCAAGTCTCAAAAG ATGAGAGCAAAAGAGGATGTAGCTATCCAATGGGTTCAGAGGGTCCTGCTTCTCTTGGCCTCCCTGCTATGGACACCGATACTTGCagctctcccttctccttccgCAGTCTCCAGTGGCTGACCCCCAGACTGGGTATCAGAGACTTTCACTTACCCGATGAGGAATTTGGACTACTGAAACTTGAGAAATTAGAATCTTCCCCTGTGAATGACTTGGAGGCTTTTGTTCCTAGTGTGTTTGGAGATGGTGTGGCTTCAGAGGATGCACAAGATGCACAAATgaatccagaagaaaaaagtctcgAAAGTAATTTGATTTCGCCTTTCAAAAATGGATTGCCCAAGTTACCTCATGTAGAAAGCCCAGCTTCCAAGAAGGAACTTTACACCCATGAATTGCTATTTACTCCCATGGGGACTGTCTTAGCTGGTGCTCCCACTCAGCCTGAATCTCTGATTTCCTCATCTGTTTTCCCTGTCGTGGGTGCAACCCCAGCTGTTTTACCATCAGTATGCAGCGAGGTCTTCCCCAACACACCTTCCGTACCTCCCTTGCAAGCGAGCCCGCAATCCTCCAAAGGAGCATCTGCCCAGTTCGTGGATGATGGGAAATGCAAAGACTCTGCCATTCCACTGCACTTGGACAGCTGTGGTGCAGGATCtgctagaaaagaggaggaacaaGGTACAATGTTTCCCTTAGAAGCTGAAAGAGGTCCTGATAAATCCAATGAGGCTGTGGCCTTGGAGAAGCATCAGCAGTTGGAGAGCAAACAGCAGAGATCCTGCAGAGCTTCTCCTGAACAG GAAAAAGATGTAGCGGAACAGCTGACTCCAGTATTGCTCGATGGCCTGAGAGAAGAGAGCTTGCAGCTTGTATCAAAGCTAAAG GATTCTTCAAGTTCCTGTGCCGTGGATGTGAGTACCATGTGGTGGGaagcagctggctgcagagagCTGTGCGTGGTGACTGCTTGTGAGAGTTCCGTCTCCCTGTGGAAACCGCTGGCATctgactgctggggaaaggtcTATACTTGGCAGCTCGGAGAG ATTCCTGTAATACAGATCGTTCCTCTGCCGGACACCTGTAATCTCGTGTGTATAGCATTGGGAGATTTGGAGATTGGAGAAATAAg GCTCTTGCTTTATTCTTCTGAGAATGACTCATTCAAGCAATCACTAGTAAAAACTGGAAATATAAAAGCTGTTCTTGGGCTAAAAGATAGGAGGctggtcagcagcagcaggactgtgCAAGAGCAGCAAGTGGAGATAGTATCACTTTCAGAGACCCGAAG GAGCAAGGATGGACAGACTTTGATGCCCCCCGAAGAAACCGTTTTAGCTTTTGCTGAAGTAGAAGGAATGAGAGATGCCTTGCTTGGCACCACTGCAGTGAACAGCATTGTTGTTTG GAATCTGAAAACAGGCCAGCTCCTGAAGAAGATGCACGTTGGTTATTCCTACCCAGCTTCCATCTGCCATCGAGCATATTCCGACTCT GGCcttctgtttgttgttttaagTCATCCACATGCCAAAGAGAGCGAGTCCTGTGGAAACCCCGCGTTCCGTGTGATAGCGTTCAACCCCAAAACAGCCAGGAGCACGGGAGTGGtgttctcctccctcccacctgGGCATGCTGGAAG GTACCTGGAGGGTGACGTGAAGGACGCTTCGGCCGCAGCCGTGCTGACATCGGGAGCCGTGGCGGTGTGGGACCTGCTCCTGGGGCGGTGCAcggccctgctgccccccccgccggccgggAGCTGGGCGCTGGCCCGCTGGGCCACCACCGGCGCCTGCCTGCTGGCCGGGCAGCGGGACGGGACGGTCTGCCTCTACCGGTACCGgcagccccagccaggagcGGCTTGA
- the PALB2 gene encoding partner and localizer of BRCA2 isoform X2, whose translation MATHRPLPAGGGGGGSGRHGGSGGRRGDPQRRREGEAEGEAGAAAEGVQRDRQPAAGSRDNVSPSADKHETSQLHAKTCFDLSTEKKTSVTFKHVPEFSNNEVSLQDGSQAESIQASQENLCCGIVRPAPAEKKTQTSRSLMKLRRRTKALVSEEREAVRDVYLINADEAVKNQIASTEELRSPVFRRSGLSNTEENTQRASRPALVQREENSSTPRNAALGVVQEMLGDSVPPGVPELFPCAQSDSSDVWQPESPSAVAASDNCEPAWLCSGNSDSVLLDTSGDGGTESSSIIKQMDGENMAEDQGELHRLLDLMSENEVLPTGGNNNIINDSKSHEGDQSDTNSLNLFPTDLALGNAEELLENQQLEIQSKLSHPEKVTTPESTLNSCTVVEGLLFPVEYYVRTTRRMSNCQRKVDLDAVILSQLGRSKKGQRSKCKQKDANSGRPSQERVENDLESGVTPFPFLGAENDPANSSSPQKPLPASSGSSTSLGSISQNSIASTKRDQRQSQRKQKGRRKSTCKPPVHQVSQELTGSSDVTTRESSSLLSNECQSEKENCEASLEKSSSDERRLSAAAALGSGETEVTGAIQPMSADPPPGGSQVLGKCHKSLLEQVQNPLQNSDPLNPGNEAFASRIGDLEANLTVREAGKHPVEHVKDQQVQGARRAEEFLVINVPPRRSLRSSARQRASQVSKDESKRGCSYPMGSEGPASLGLPAMDTDTCSSPFSFRSLQWLTPRLGIRDFHLPDEEFGLLKLEKLESSPVNDLEAFVPSVFGDGVASEDAQDAQMNPEEKSLESNLISPFKNGLPKLPHVESPASKKELYTHELLFTPMGTVLAGAPTQPESLISSSVFPVVGATPAVLPSVCSEVFPNTPSVPPLQASPQSSKGASAQFVDDGKCKDSAIPLHLDSCGAGSARKEEEQGTMFPLEAERGPDKSNEAVALEKHQQLESKQQRSCRASPEQEKDVAEQLTPVLLDGLREESLQLVSKLKDSSSSCAVDVSTMWWEAAGCRELCVVTACESSVSLWKPLASDCWGKVYTWQLGEIPVIQIVPLPDTCNLVCIALGDLEIGEIRLLLYSSENDSFKQSLVKTGNIKAVLGLKDRRLVSSSRTVQEQQVEIVSLSETRRSKDGQTLMPPEETVLAFAEVEGMRDALLGTTAVNSIVVWNLKTGQLLKKMHVGYSYPASICHRAYSDSGLLFVVLSHPHAKESESCGNPAFRVIAFNPKTARSTGVVFSSLPPGHAGRYLEGDVKDASAAAVLTSGAVAVWDLLLGRCTALLPPPPAGSWALARWATTGACLLAGQRDGTVCLYRYRQPQPGAA comes from the exons ATGGCCACGCACCGCCCGCTTCccgcgggaggcggcggcggcgggtccggCCGCCATGGAGGGtccggcgggcggcggggagaCCCTCAGCGGCGCCGAGAAGGAGAAG CTGAGGGAGAAGCTGGCGCTGCTGCGGAGGGAGTACAGCGAGACCGTCAGCCGGCTGCGG GTTCTAGAGATAACGTATCTCCTAGTGCTGACAAACATGAAACCTCTCAGTTACACGCTAAAACCTGCTTTGATCtcagcacagagaagaaaacGTCTGTCACATTTAAACACGTTCCTGAATTCTCCAACAATGAGGTTAGCCTGCAGGATGGCTCACAGGCAGAAAGCATACAGGCTAGCCAGGAAAACCTGTGCTGTGGAATTGTTAGGCCTGcccctgcagagaaaaaaacccaaacctccaGAAGCTTGATGAAGCTGAGGAGACGGACGAAGGCTCTGGTGTCTGAGGAGAGGGAAGCAGTGCGTGATGTCTATCTAATCAACGCCGATGAAGCGGTGAAAAATCAAATTGCCAGTACAGAGGAACTTCGGTCACCAGTCTTCAGGCGAAGCGGCCTCTCGAACACTGAGGAAAACACTCAAAGAGCATCCAGACCAGCGCTtgtgcagagagaagaaaacagttccACTCCTCGCAATGCAGCATTAGGAGTTGTACAAGAGATGCTTGGAGACAGCGTCCCTCCAGGAGTGCCTGAGCTGTTCCCGTGTGCACAGAGTGACAGCAGTGATGTCTGGCAGCCTGAGTCCCCAAGTGCTGTGGCCGCATCTGATAACTGTGAGCCTGCATGGCTGTGTTCAGGGAACAGTGACTCTGTTTTACTGGACACCAGTGGTGACGGAGGAACAGAATCCTCCAGTATAATAAAACAAATGGACGGTGAGAATATGGCTGAAGATCAGGGAGAATTACATAGGCTCTTGGATTTAATGTCAGAAAATGAAGTATTGCCCACTGGCGGAAATAACAATATAATTAACGACAGCAAAAGCCACGAAGGAGATCAAAGTGACACTAATAGCTTAAATCTCTTTCCTACAGATCTTGCTCTGGGCAATGCTGAAGAACTGTTGGAGAATCAACAGCTTGAAATTCAGTCAAAACTTTCTCACCCAGAAAAGGTGACTACTCCTGAAAGCACACTGAACTCTTGCACAGTGGTTGAAGGGCTTCTCTTTCCGGTTGAATACTACGTCAGGACAACTCGACGCATGTCTAATTGTCAAAGGAAAGTGGACCTCGATGCTGTAATTCTTAGCCAGCTGGGCAGAAGCAAGAAAGGTCAGCGAAGTAAGTGCAAGCAGAAGGATGCAAATTCAGGTCGGCCCTCCCAAGAAAGAGTTGAAAATGATTTGGAGTCAGGGGTCACGCCGTTCCCTTTTCTTGGTGCAGAAAATGATCCAGCAAATTCAAGTAGTCCTCAGAAACCTCTTCCTGCATCCAGTGGTAGCAGCACTTCCCTTGGATCAATTTCTCAAAACAGCATTGCTAGCACAAAGCGAGATCAGAGACAAtcacagaggaaacaaaagggaagaagaaagtctACCTGCAAACCCCCTGTGCATCAAGTGTCACAGGAACTTACAGGGAGTTCGGATGTCACAACGAGGGAAAGCAGTAGTCTGCTGTCAAATGAGTGTCAgagtgaaaaggaaaactgtgagGCTAGTCTTGAAAAATCATCTTCAGATGAGAGAAGgttgtctgctgctgctgctcttggaTCTGGAGAGACAGAAGTGACTGGTGCTATACAGCCAATGAGTGCTGATCCTCCTCCTGGTGGAAGCCAAGTGCTTGGCAAATGCCATAAAAGTCTGTTAGAACAGGTTCAAAATCCTCTTCAGAACAGCGATCCTCTGAACCCAGGGAATGAAGCTTTTGCTAGCCGTATAGGAGATCTGGAAGCCAACTTAACTGTGCGTGAGGCTGGTAAACATCCAGTGGAGCATGTTAAGGATCAGCAAGTGCAAGGAGCCCGCAGGGCTGAGGAGTTTCTAGTGATTAATGTCCCTCCACGCCGCTCCCTGCGTTCCTCAGCGAGACAGAGAGCCAGTCAAGTCTCAAAAG ATGAGAGCAAAAGAGGATGTAGCTATCCAATGGGTTCAGAGGGTCCTGCTTCTCTTGGCCTCCCTGCTATGGACACCGATACTTGCagctctcccttctccttccgCAGTCTCCAGTGGCTGACCCCCAGACTGGGTATCAGAGACTTTCACTTACCCGATGAGGAATTTGGACTACTGAAACTTGAGAAATTAGAATCTTCCCCTGTGAATGACTTGGAGGCTTTTGTTCCTAGTGTGTTTGGAGATGGTGTGGCTTCAGAGGATGCACAAGATGCACAAATgaatccagaagaaaaaagtctcgAAAGTAATTTGATTTCGCCTTTCAAAAATGGATTGCCCAAGTTACCTCATGTAGAAAGCCCAGCTTCCAAGAAGGAACTTTACACCCATGAATTGCTATTTACTCCCATGGGGACTGTCTTAGCTGGTGCTCCCACTCAGCCTGAATCTCTGATTTCCTCATCTGTTTTCCCTGTCGTGGGTGCAACCCCAGCTGTTTTACCATCAGTATGCAGCGAGGTCTTCCCCAACACACCTTCCGTACCTCCCTTGCAAGCGAGCCCGCAATCCTCCAAAGGAGCATCTGCCCAGTTCGTGGATGATGGGAAATGCAAAGACTCTGCCATTCCACTGCACTTGGACAGCTGTGGTGCAGGATCtgctagaaaagaggaggaacaaGGTACAATGTTTCCCTTAGAAGCTGAAAGAGGTCCTGATAAATCCAATGAGGCTGTGGCCTTGGAGAAGCATCAGCAGTTGGAGAGCAAACAGCAGAGATCCTGCAGAGCTTCTCCTGAACAG GAAAAAGATGTAGCGGAACAGCTGACTCCAGTATTGCTCGATGGCCTGAGAGAAGAGAGCTTGCAGCTTGTATCAAAGCTAAAG GATTCTTCAAGTTCCTGTGCCGTGGATGTGAGTACCATGTGGTGGGaagcagctggctgcagagagCTGTGCGTGGTGACTGCTTGTGAGAGTTCCGTCTCCCTGTGGAAACCGCTGGCATctgactgctggggaaaggtcTATACTTGGCAGCTCGGAGAG ATTCCTGTAATACAGATCGTTCCTCTGCCGGACACCTGTAATCTCGTGTGTATAGCATTGGGAGATTTGGAGATTGGAGAAATAAg GCTCTTGCTTTATTCTTCTGAGAATGACTCATTCAAGCAATCACTAGTAAAAACTGGAAATATAAAAGCTGTTCTTGGGCTAAAAGATAGGAGGctggtcagcagcagcaggactgtgCAAGAGCAGCAAGTGGAGATAGTATCACTTTCAGAGACCCGAAG GAGCAAGGATGGACAGACTTTGATGCCCCCCGAAGAAACCGTTTTAGCTTTTGCTGAAGTAGAAGGAATGAGAGATGCCTTGCTTGGCACCACTGCAGTGAACAGCATTGTTGTTTG GAATCTGAAAACAGGCCAGCTCCTGAAGAAGATGCACGTTGGTTATTCCTACCCAGCTTCCATCTGCCATCGAGCATATTCCGACTCT GGCcttctgtttgttgttttaagTCATCCACATGCCAAAGAGAGCGAGTCCTGTGGAAACCCCGCGTTCCGTGTGATAGCGTTCAACCCCAAAACAGCCAGGAGCACGGGAGTGGtgttctcctccctcccacctgGGCATGCTGGAAG GTACCTGGAGGGTGACGTGAAGGACGCTTCGGCCGCAGCCGTGCTGACATCGGGAGCCGTGGCGGTGTGGGACCTGCTCCTGGGGCGGTGCAcggccctgctgccccccccgccggccgggAGCTGGGCGCTGGCCCGCTGGGCCACCACCGGCGCCTGCCTGCTGGCCGGGCAGCGGGACGGGACGGTCTGCCTCTACCGGTACCGgcagccccagccaggagcGGCTTGA
- the PALB2 gene encoding partner and localizer of BRCA2 isoform X1, with the protein MEGPAGGGETLSGAEKEKLREKLALLRREYSETVSRLRRARRAERARSHGRGTAADGDRRERSPAGSRDNVSPSADKHETSQLHAKTCFDLSTEKKTSVTFKHVPEFSNNEVSLQDGSQAESIQASQENLCCGIVRPAPAEKKTQTSRSLMKLRRRTKALVSEEREAVRDVYLINADEAVKNQIASTEELRSPVFRRSGLSNTEENTQRASRPALVQREENSSTPRNAALGVVQEMLGDSVPPGVPELFPCAQSDSSDVWQPESPSAVAASDNCEPAWLCSGNSDSVLLDTSGDGGTESSSIIKQMDGENMAEDQGELHRLLDLMSENEVLPTGGNNNIINDSKSHEGDQSDTNSLNLFPTDLALGNAEELLENQQLEIQSKLSHPEKVTTPESTLNSCTVVEGLLFPVEYYVRTTRRMSNCQRKVDLDAVILSQLGRSKKGQRSKCKQKDANSGRPSQERVENDLESGVTPFPFLGAENDPANSSSPQKPLPASSGSSTSLGSISQNSIASTKRDQRQSQRKQKGRRKSTCKPPVHQVSQELTGSSDVTTRESSSLLSNECQSEKENCEASLEKSSSDERRLSAAAALGSGETEVTGAIQPMSADPPPGGSQVLGKCHKSLLEQVQNPLQNSDPLNPGNEAFASRIGDLEANLTVREAGKHPVEHVKDQQVQGARRAEEFLVINVPPRRSLRSSARQRASQVSKDESKRGCSYPMGSEGPASLGLPAMDTDTCSSPFSFRSLQWLTPRLGIRDFHLPDEEFGLLKLEKLESSPVNDLEAFVPSVFGDGVASEDAQDAQMNPEEKSLESNLISPFKNGLPKLPHVESPASKKELYTHELLFTPMGTVLAGAPTQPESLISSSVFPVVGATPAVLPSVCSEVFPNTPSVPPLQASPQSSKGASAQFVDDGKCKDSAIPLHLDSCGAGSARKEEEQGTMFPLEAERGPDKSNEAVALEKHQQLESKQQRSCRASPEQEKDVAEQLTPVLLDGLREESLQLVSKLKDSSSSCAVDVSTMWWEAAGCRELCVVTACESSVSLWKPLASDCWGKVYTWQLGEIPVIQIVPLPDTCNLVCIALGDLEIGEIRLLLYSSENDSFKQSLVKTGNIKAVLGLKDRRLVSSSRTVQEQQVEIVSLSETRRSKDGQTLMPPEETVLAFAEVEGMRDALLGTTAVNSIVVWNLKTGQLLKKMHVGYSYPASICHRAYSDSGLLFVVLSHPHAKESESCGNPAFRVIAFNPKTARSTGVVFSSLPPGHAGRYLEGDVKDASAAAVLTSGAVAVWDLLLGRCTALLPPPPAGSWALARWATTGACLLAGQRDGTVCLYRYRQPQPGAA; encoded by the exons ATGGAGGGtccggcgggcggcggggagaCCCTCAGCGGCGCCGAGAAGGAGAAG CTGAGGGAGAAGCTGGCGCTGCTGCGGAGGGAGTACAGCGAGACCGTCAGCCGGCTGCGG CGGGCGCGGCGAGCCGAGCGAGCCAGGAGCCACGGCCGGGGCACGGCGGCGGACGGAGACCGGCGGGAGCGGAGCCCCGCAG GTTCTAGAGATAACGTATCTCCTAGTGCTGACAAACATGAAACCTCTCAGTTACACGCTAAAACCTGCTTTGATCtcagcacagagaagaaaacGTCTGTCACATTTAAACACGTTCCTGAATTCTCCAACAATGAGGTTAGCCTGCAGGATGGCTCACAGGCAGAAAGCATACAGGCTAGCCAGGAAAACCTGTGCTGTGGAATTGTTAGGCCTGcccctgcagagaaaaaaacccaaacctccaGAAGCTTGATGAAGCTGAGGAGACGGACGAAGGCTCTGGTGTCTGAGGAGAGGGAAGCAGTGCGTGATGTCTATCTAATCAACGCCGATGAAGCGGTGAAAAATCAAATTGCCAGTACAGAGGAACTTCGGTCACCAGTCTTCAGGCGAAGCGGCCTCTCGAACACTGAGGAAAACACTCAAAGAGCATCCAGACCAGCGCTtgtgcagagagaagaaaacagttccACTCCTCGCAATGCAGCATTAGGAGTTGTACAAGAGATGCTTGGAGACAGCGTCCCTCCAGGAGTGCCTGAGCTGTTCCCGTGTGCACAGAGTGACAGCAGTGATGTCTGGCAGCCTGAGTCCCCAAGTGCTGTGGCCGCATCTGATAACTGTGAGCCTGCATGGCTGTGTTCAGGGAACAGTGACTCTGTTTTACTGGACACCAGTGGTGACGGAGGAACAGAATCCTCCAGTATAATAAAACAAATGGACGGTGAGAATATGGCTGAAGATCAGGGAGAATTACATAGGCTCTTGGATTTAATGTCAGAAAATGAAGTATTGCCCACTGGCGGAAATAACAATATAATTAACGACAGCAAAAGCCACGAAGGAGATCAAAGTGACACTAATAGCTTAAATCTCTTTCCTACAGATCTTGCTCTGGGCAATGCTGAAGAACTGTTGGAGAATCAACAGCTTGAAATTCAGTCAAAACTTTCTCACCCAGAAAAGGTGACTACTCCTGAAAGCACACTGAACTCTTGCACAGTGGTTGAAGGGCTTCTCTTTCCGGTTGAATACTACGTCAGGACAACTCGACGCATGTCTAATTGTCAAAGGAAAGTGGACCTCGATGCTGTAATTCTTAGCCAGCTGGGCAGAAGCAAGAAAGGTCAGCGAAGTAAGTGCAAGCAGAAGGATGCAAATTCAGGTCGGCCCTCCCAAGAAAGAGTTGAAAATGATTTGGAGTCAGGGGTCACGCCGTTCCCTTTTCTTGGTGCAGAAAATGATCCAGCAAATTCAAGTAGTCCTCAGAAACCTCTTCCTGCATCCAGTGGTAGCAGCACTTCCCTTGGATCAATTTCTCAAAACAGCATTGCTAGCACAAAGCGAGATCAGAGACAAtcacagaggaaacaaaagggaagaagaaagtctACCTGCAAACCCCCTGTGCATCAAGTGTCACAGGAACTTACAGGGAGTTCGGATGTCACAACGAGGGAAAGCAGTAGTCTGCTGTCAAATGAGTGTCAgagtgaaaaggaaaactgtgagGCTAGTCTTGAAAAATCATCTTCAGATGAGAGAAGgttgtctgctgctgctgctcttggaTCTGGAGAGACAGAAGTGACTGGTGCTATACAGCCAATGAGTGCTGATCCTCCTCCTGGTGGAAGCCAAGTGCTTGGCAAATGCCATAAAAGTCTGTTAGAACAGGTTCAAAATCCTCTTCAGAACAGCGATCCTCTGAACCCAGGGAATGAAGCTTTTGCTAGCCGTATAGGAGATCTGGAAGCCAACTTAACTGTGCGTGAGGCTGGTAAACATCCAGTGGAGCATGTTAAGGATCAGCAAGTGCAAGGAGCCCGCAGGGCTGAGGAGTTTCTAGTGATTAATGTCCCTCCACGCCGCTCCCTGCGTTCCTCAGCGAGACAGAGAGCCAGTCAAGTCTCAAAAG ATGAGAGCAAAAGAGGATGTAGCTATCCAATGGGTTCAGAGGGTCCTGCTTCTCTTGGCCTCCCTGCTATGGACACCGATACTTGCagctctcccttctccttccgCAGTCTCCAGTGGCTGACCCCCAGACTGGGTATCAGAGACTTTCACTTACCCGATGAGGAATTTGGACTACTGAAACTTGAGAAATTAGAATCTTCCCCTGTGAATGACTTGGAGGCTTTTGTTCCTAGTGTGTTTGGAGATGGTGTGGCTTCAGAGGATGCACAAGATGCACAAATgaatccagaagaaaaaagtctcgAAAGTAATTTGATTTCGCCTTTCAAAAATGGATTGCCCAAGTTACCTCATGTAGAAAGCCCAGCTTCCAAGAAGGAACTTTACACCCATGAATTGCTATTTACTCCCATGGGGACTGTCTTAGCTGGTGCTCCCACTCAGCCTGAATCTCTGATTTCCTCATCTGTTTTCCCTGTCGTGGGTGCAACCCCAGCTGTTTTACCATCAGTATGCAGCGAGGTCTTCCCCAACACACCTTCCGTACCTCCCTTGCAAGCGAGCCCGCAATCCTCCAAAGGAGCATCTGCCCAGTTCGTGGATGATGGGAAATGCAAAGACTCTGCCATTCCACTGCACTTGGACAGCTGTGGTGCAGGATCtgctagaaaagaggaggaacaaGGTACAATGTTTCCCTTAGAAGCTGAAAGAGGTCCTGATAAATCCAATGAGGCTGTGGCCTTGGAGAAGCATCAGCAGTTGGAGAGCAAACAGCAGAGATCCTGCAGAGCTTCTCCTGAACAG GAAAAAGATGTAGCGGAACAGCTGACTCCAGTATTGCTCGATGGCCTGAGAGAAGAGAGCTTGCAGCTTGTATCAAAGCTAAAG GATTCTTCAAGTTCCTGTGCCGTGGATGTGAGTACCATGTGGTGGGaagcagctggctgcagagagCTGTGCGTGGTGACTGCTTGTGAGAGTTCCGTCTCCCTGTGGAAACCGCTGGCATctgactgctggggaaaggtcTATACTTGGCAGCTCGGAGAG ATTCCTGTAATACAGATCGTTCCTCTGCCGGACACCTGTAATCTCGTGTGTATAGCATTGGGAGATTTGGAGATTGGAGAAATAAg GCTCTTGCTTTATTCTTCTGAGAATGACTCATTCAAGCAATCACTAGTAAAAACTGGAAATATAAAAGCTGTTCTTGGGCTAAAAGATAGGAGGctggtcagcagcagcaggactgtgCAAGAGCAGCAAGTGGAGATAGTATCACTTTCAGAGACCCGAAG GAGCAAGGATGGACAGACTTTGATGCCCCCCGAAGAAACCGTTTTAGCTTTTGCTGAAGTAGAAGGAATGAGAGATGCCTTGCTTGGCACCACTGCAGTGAACAGCATTGTTGTTTG GAATCTGAAAACAGGCCAGCTCCTGAAGAAGATGCACGTTGGTTATTCCTACCCAGCTTCCATCTGCCATCGAGCATATTCCGACTCT GGCcttctgtttgttgttttaagTCATCCACATGCCAAAGAGAGCGAGTCCTGTGGAAACCCCGCGTTCCGTGTGATAGCGTTCAACCCCAAAACAGCCAGGAGCACGGGAGTGGtgttctcctccctcccacctgGGCATGCTGGAAG GTACCTGGAGGGTGACGTGAAGGACGCTTCGGCCGCAGCCGTGCTGACATCGGGAGCCGTGGCGGTGTGGGACCTGCTCCTGGGGCGGTGCAcggccctgctgccccccccgccggccgggAGCTGGGCGCTGGCCCGCTGGGCCACCACCGGCGCCTGCCTGCTGGCCGGGCAGCGGGACGGGACGGTCTGCCTCTACCGGTACCGgcagccccagccaggagcGGCTTGA